A window from Micromonospora profundi encodes these proteins:
- a CDS encoding MerR family transcriptional regulator produces the protein MGQGPEDMFGDEDFPAYTIGRAAEIVGTTQEFLRRLDEAKLIHPQRSAGGHRRYSRYQLRLAARAREMVDQGTALEAACRIIILEDQLEEALRQNQNSR, from the coding sequence GGACCCGAGGACATGTTCGGCGACGAGGACTTCCCCGCGTACACGATCGGTCGTGCCGCGGAGATCGTCGGCACCACCCAGGAGTTCCTGCGCAGGCTGGACGAGGCCAAGCTGATCCACCCGCAACGCTCGGCGGGCGGGCACCGCCGCTACTCCCGCTACCAGCTGCGGCTCGCGGCGAGGGCCCGGGAGATGGTCGACCAGGGGACGGCGCTGGAAGCCGCCTGTCGCATCATCATCCTTGAGGACCAACTCGAGGAGGCCCTGCGGCAGAACCAGAACAGTCGATGA
- a CDS encoding DUF6223 family protein, whose protein sequence is MNASGNPSTARLVVAVVASTLAGGLTAPAAAYAATQPVAASVSMSAGRLGASVAAVVALVGVIIGALSLARPASRVGTGTGRLGAAVALATGLVGVALGALVVVTSDSGIGTGNGRGGAYVALVLGVAALGLGSIALSRSRRTV, encoded by the coding sequence ATGAACGCGTCAGGGAATCCGTCAACCGCCCGGCTGGTGGTCGCCGTCGTCGCGTCCACGCTTGCCGGCGGGCTCACCGCTCCGGCGGCCGCGTACGCGGCGACTCAGCCGGTCGCCGCCAGCGTCAGCATGAGTGCCGGGCGGCTCGGGGCCTCAGTGGCAGCCGTGGTGGCACTGGTCGGCGTCATCATCGGCGCGTTGTCCCTGGCCCGTCCCGCAAGTCGCGTCGGCACCGGCACCGGTCGGCTCGGCGCGGCCGTGGCGCTGGCGACGGGGCTGGTCGGCGTGGCGCTCGGCGCGCTTGTGGTGGTTACCTCGGACAGCGGGATCGGCACGGGCAACGGCCGTGGCGGCGCGTACGTGGCCCTGGTGTTGGGCGTGGCCGCGCTGGGTCTCGGTTCGATCGCGCTGAGCCGCTCCCGGCGCACCGTCTGA
- a CDS encoding sensor histidine kinase codes for MSTGRVGVRDIGIAVCVTAALLAAGLAEDRAHISLDLLGLALLAASGLALAARRQAPVAVLAVSGLCGVGYQAVGFDVPAVAFLFAVYAAVRAGHRAVTIIAAVLMLLALPLTALAPPLDLPVGEALTRARGALEVAWLVAAAAAGEALRQAERRADEAERTREQVARRRADEERLHIARELHDSLTHQISIIKVQAEVAVHLAHRRGEAVPEALLAIREAGREASRELRATLEALREDGGNPQRGLDHLSELVERARMAGLDATLTIEGQRHEVPAAVDRTAYRIVQESLTNVARHAAAATASVRVDYRPGALAIRVDDDGTARLGTTPTPGVGLLGMRERVTALGGRLRAEPRDEGGFSVHAELPVGPTP; via the coding sequence ATGAGCACGGGACGGGTGGGTGTCCGAGACATCGGAATCGCCGTGTGCGTGACAGCGGCGCTGCTCGCCGCAGGGCTCGCCGAGGACCGCGCCCACATTTCCCTGGACCTGCTCGGCCTCGCGCTCCTGGCGGCCAGCGGTCTGGCTCTGGCAGCGCGCCGGCAGGCGCCCGTCGCCGTCCTCGCGGTCAGCGGGTTGTGCGGCGTCGGCTACCAGGCGGTGGGGTTCGACGTACCCGCCGTCGCCTTCCTGTTCGCCGTGTACGCCGCCGTGCGGGCAGGGCATCGCGCCGTCACGATCATCGCCGCCGTACTCATGTTGCTCGCACTGCCGCTCACGGCCCTGGCCCCGCCGTTGGACCTTCCGGTGGGCGAGGCGCTCACACGTGCCCGCGGCGCGCTCGAGGTGGCGTGGCTTGTCGCCGCCGCGGCCGCGGGCGAGGCGTTGCGGCAGGCCGAGCGGCGGGCTGACGAAGCCGAGCGCACCCGGGAACAGGTCGCGCGTCGCCGTGCCGACGAGGAACGGCTGCACATCGCGCGCGAGCTGCACGACTCGCTCACCCACCAGATCTCGATCATCAAGGTGCAGGCCGAGGTGGCCGTCCACCTGGCCCACAGGCGCGGCGAGGCGGTGCCGGAGGCGCTGCTGGCGATCCGGGAGGCCGGCCGTGAGGCGAGCCGCGAGCTGCGCGCCACCCTTGAGGCGCTGCGCGAGGACGGCGGCAACCCGCAGCGCGGGCTCGATCACCTCTCGGAGCTTGTGGAGCGGGCGCGAATGGCTGGCCTGGACGCGACGTTGACGATCGAGGGACAGCGACACGAGGTGCCGGCAGCTGTGGACCGGACCGCCTACCGGATCGTCCAGGAGTCCCTCACCAACGTCGCCCGGCACGCCGCCGCCGCGACGGCGTCGGTCCGCGTCGACTACCGCCCGGGTGCCCTCGCCATCCGCGTCGACGACGACGGCACGGCCCGGCTGGGCACGACACCGACGCCCGGTGTGGGGTTGCTCGGCATGCGTGAACGGGTCACCGCCCTCGGCGGTCGGCTCCGTGCCGAGCCCCGCGACGAGGGCGGCTTCAGCGTCCACGCCGAGCTTCCCGTCGGCCCGACACCATGA
- a CDS encoding response regulator: MIRVLLVDDQPLLRSGFRALLDAEDDIEVVGEAADGRQGVALARQHLPDIALVDIQMPIMDGIEATRLIAADPTLAGVHVVILTNYGLDEHVFHALRAGAAGFLVKDIEPEDFLHAVRVAARGDALLAPSITRRLIDRYVTEPPHLRAHAGLAGLTNRERETVALVARGLSNDEIADRLVISPLTAKTHVNRAMAKLHARDRAQLVVIAYECGLVVPRPR, from the coding sequence ATGATCCGCGTCCTGCTTGTCGACGACCAGCCGCTCCTTCGCAGCGGCTTCCGCGCGCTCCTCGACGCCGAAGACGACATCGAGGTGGTGGGCGAGGCCGCCGACGGGAGGCAGGGAGTTGCCCTCGCCCGGCAACACCTGCCCGACATCGCGCTCGTCGACATCCAGATGCCGATCATGGACGGCATCGAGGCGACACGGCTCATCGCCGCGGACCCGACCCTGGCCGGGGTGCACGTCGTCATCCTTACCAACTACGGCCTCGACGAACACGTCTTCCACGCACTGCGCGCCGGTGCCGCCGGCTTCCTCGTCAAGGACATCGAGCCGGAGGACTTCCTGCACGCCGTCCGCGTCGCGGCACGCGGCGACGCGCTGCTCGCACCGTCGATCACCCGCAGACTCATCGACAGGTACGTCACCGAGCCGCCCCACCTGCGTGCCCACGCCGGCCTGGCCGGGCTCACCAACCGGGAACGGGAGACCGTCGCACTGGTCGCGCGTGGGCTCTCCAACGACGAGATCGCCGACCGCCTGGTGATCAGCCCGCTGACCGCGAAGACACACGTCAACCGGGCCATGGCCAAGTTGCACGCGCGGGACCGCGCCCAACTCGTGGTCATCGCGTACGAGTGCGGCCTGGTCGTGCCGCGCCCACGCTGA
- a CDS encoding pyridoxal-phosphate dependent enzyme, whose product MIAPVPLGTWPTPLEAAPRLAARLGLAELWFKRDDLGGLGGGGNKIRKLRYTCAEAIAAGATTLITSGAPQSNHARLTAAAAARLGLGCVLVLAGPRPPDRRGNLLLDELAGAEVVWAGDAPLAEVVAVEATRRSAYAIPFGGTSQASVQGYVDCARELRDQVPDIDATEVVVALGSGGTMAGLVRELGAERVVGVDVGALPDPRSTVAGLLPGEVEPAALRIDGSQVGASYATLTDGVREALTTTAREEGIFLDPTYTGRAMAALLAGSFPRGANVVFLHTGGLPGLFGHPGLFGGGKSRQDH is encoded by the coding sequence ATGATCGCACCTGTTCCCCTCGGCACGTGGCCGACTCCGCTGGAGGCCGCGCCCCGGCTCGCGGCCCGGCTCGGGCTGGCGGAGCTGTGGTTCAAGCGTGACGACCTCGGCGGGCTCGGCGGCGGCGGCAACAAGATCCGCAAGCTGCGCTACACCTGCGCCGAGGCGATCGCGGCCGGCGCCACCACGCTCATCACCTCAGGGGCGCCACAGAGCAACCACGCCCGGCTGACCGCAGCGGCGGCCGCGCGACTCGGCCTCGGCTGCGTGCTGGTGCTCGCCGGCCCACGCCCGCCGGATCGGCGCGGGAACCTGCTGCTCGACGAACTGGCGGGCGCGGAGGTCGTCTGGGCCGGAGACGCCCCGCTGGCCGAGGTGGTGGCGGTCGAGGCGACGCGGCGGTCGGCGTACGCCATCCCCTTCGGCGGCACCTCACAGGCGTCGGTCCAGGGCTATGTGGACTGCGCTCGGGAACTGCGCGACCAGGTGCCGGACATCGACGCGACGGAGGTCGTGGTGGCGCTCGGCTCCGGCGGGACGATGGCCGGGCTGGTACGCGAACTCGGCGCCGAGCGGGTCGTCGGGGTGGACGTCGGCGCCCTGCCCGATCCCCGTTCGACAGTCGCCGGCCTACTGCCCGGCGAGGTCGAGCCGGCCGCGCTGCGGATCGACGGGTCACAGGTGGGCGCGAGCTACGCCACCCTCACCGACGGGGTGCGGGAGGCGCTGACAACGACCGCCCGCGAGGAGGGGATCTTCCTGGACCCGACGTACACCGGCCGGGCCATGGCGGCGCTGCTGGCCGGCAGCTTCCCGCGCGGCGCCA